The DNA region GAAGCTGGAGAAGACCTCGATCGCTTTCGCCGTGAAGACGGGCGAAGGCGGCAAGATGTTTGGCGCGATCACCGCGACGGATCTCCACGAGAAGCTCGTCCAAGCGGGCATCGAGATCGAAAAGAAGAAGATCCTCCTCCACACGCCAGTGAAGACCTTGGGCAAGCACGAGGTGACGATCAAACTTCACGCCGATCTCTCGGTCACCATCAGCTTCGACGTCGTGTCGGAAAACCCAATCGTCCCGACCGCTGAAGAAGTCGCCGCAGCCGCTCCCAAGTCCGAGAAAAAATCCTACCGCAAGAAGTCGGAGTAAGCTTAAACAAGCTTCCCGGTTCTAACTGCGCCATTTGAAGCCGCGCCCTTTTAGGCGCGGCTTTTTTTTGACCCGTTCAGACGGCACAGGCGCTGCGAATTTCGTGTGAGCAACTAAGATTAACCTGCCGTTGCAATTCGTGTCGCAGCCCCTTCGCTCCACCGCCTGATTTTTCCCGATGGCTGACGACGCGCCACGATTCAAAAAACGCTTTCGCGACAACGGTGATTCTGCCGATGGAGCACACGCGCCCAGCCTCATGGGACGTTCACCGCCGCACAGCATCGAGGCCGAGGAGTACCTGCTCTCGTGCTGTTTGATCGACGGCAATGACACCATCGCGCGATGTCTCGAAGGCAAACTGGGGGCGGCTGCGTTTTACGCGCCAGCAAACCGAGTCATCTTCGAAAAACTCGTCGATCTCTACAATCGCGGAGCGCCCATTGATCTCGCGGTGTTGTCGGAGGATCTCAAGACGACTCAGCAGCTGGAGCAGGTCGGTGGTTACGCTTATCTCACGCAGATCAGCGGACGCATCCCGACGACGGCGCAGGCACCATATTTCATCGAAAAGATCCGCGAACTTTTTCTCCTGCGCGAGTTGATCAAGGTCGCTTCCACGGCTGTCGAAAATTGCTATAATTACCAAGGAGGCCTTGAGGAATTCATCGACAAGACCGAGCAGGAGCTGTTCGCCGTCACGCAGGATCGCATTTCTGACGCGGCGAAATCCATGAAGGGGCCGGTTACTGAAGCGATGGGCGTCATCACGAAGATGATGATGAAGAAGGGCGAACTCACGGGCGTGAGCTCGGGCTTCAAGGATCTCGACGAGTATACCTTCGGCTTTCAGCGGCAGGAAATGATCATCCTCGCGGCGCGTCCCTCGATGGGCAAAACCTCGCTCGCACTGAACTTCGCTGAGGCCGCCGCCATGCCGAAACGCGGCACGGGAGTGACCACACTGGTGTTCAGTCTCGAAATGAGCGCGGCCCAGCTCGCGCTCCGTATGCTATGTTCACGTGCCCGCGTGAATATGAAGCTCCTGCGCGACGGCTTGCTTTCCAAACATGGCGACGAACAGCAGCGCCTTTTGCAGGTCGCCGATGAATTCACCAAGTCGCCCATCTACTTGGATGATTCCAGCCATCTCTCGATCATGGAGCTCCGTGCCAAGGCCCGGCGTCTCCATGCA from Nibricoccus aquaticus includes:
- the rplI gene encoding 50S ribosomal protein L9 codes for the protein MAHSEILLLKPVEGLGAEGDQVKVRAGYARNFLLPRKIAAPVTLANRKQVESLKKRRAERESQEIQGAQELAKKLEKTSIAFAVKTGEGGKMFGAITATDLHEKLVQAGIEIEKKKILLHTPVKTLGKHEVTIKLHADLSVTISFDVVSENPIVPTAEEVAAAAPKSEKKSYRKKSE
- the dnaB gene encoding replicative DNA helicase, which encodes MGRSPPHSIEAEEYLLSCCLIDGNDTIARCLEGKLGAAAFYAPANRVIFEKLVDLYNRGAPIDLAVLSEDLKTTQQLEQVGGYAYLTQISGRIPTTAQAPYFIEKIRELFLLRELIKVASTAVENCYNYQGGLEEFIDKTEQELFAVTQDRISDAAKSMKGPVTEAMGVITKMMMKKGELTGVSSGFKDLDEYTFGFQRQEMIILAARPSMGKTSLALNFAEAAAMPKRGTGVTTLVFSLEMSAAQLALRMLCSRARVNMKLLRDGLLSKHGDEQQRLLQVADEFTKSPIYLDDSSHLSIMELRAKARRLHARSPLGFIVVDYLQLLAPTDSKTPREQQVAEMSRGLKALAKELNVPVLVLSQLNRSAEKENRTPKLSDLRESGSIEQDADVVLMLARPKDADEKFQVASDSAELIVAKQRNGPVGELKLTFLRDITRFENFTQ